One Chanodichthys erythropterus isolate Z2021 chromosome 22, ASM2448905v1, whole genome shotgun sequence DNA window includes the following coding sequences:
- the cd8a gene encoding T-cell surface glycoprotein CD8 alpha chain: protein MSALKIEKMYQIYIGFCVSLSLFFGVSARIYKEGEKIEVDCDPKQSGTLTFWFRINSKGADYLFSVKNADVKEKGLNLERYDINKNNGKVRLDIKSFKKKTDSGVYTCAAMNSNKLFFGDMTEVEGEPDSTTKPPKIATTKPLTVTATTKSCLCKKDLKLRFNCETWILSSLAAGCALLLILLIVTILYCNRLRTRRCPHHYKRQPQPRHAGHAKLPNNHF from the exons ATGTCTGCGCTGAaaattgaaaaaatgtatcaaatataCATCGgattttgtgtgagtttgtCACTCTTCTTTG GAGTCTCTGCACGGATCTATAAAGAAGGAGAGAAGATAGAAGTTGACTGTGATCCTAAACAGTCCGGCACCTTGACATTCTGGTTTCGAATAAACAGTAAAGGCGCAGACTATTTATTCAGTGTTAAAAATGCAGATGTAAAGGAAAAAGGCTTAAATTTGGAACGATATGATATCAACAAGAACAACGGTAAGGTACGTTTGGACATTAAGTCGTTCAAGAAAAAGACAGACAGTGGCGTTTACACCTGCGCAGCCATGAACAGCAATAAACTCTTCTTTGGAGACATGACTGAAGTTGAAGGAGAACCAG ATTCAACAACCAAACCTCCAAAAATTGCTACAACAAAGCCGCTCACAGTGACTGCTACAACAAAATCGTGTTTGTGCAAAAAAg ATCTGAAGCTCCGTTTCAACTGTGAGACTTGGATATTGTCGTCTCTGGCCGCTGGCTGTGCTCTTCTCCTCATTCTGCTGATCGTCACAATTTTGTACTGCAACC GTTTAAGAACAAGACGGTGTCCCCACCATTACAAAAGACA ACCTCAACCCAGACATGCTGGCCATGCGAAACTGCCCAACAACCACTTCTAG